The following DNA comes from Thermococcus piezophilus.
CTGGAAGGACGGGCGCGCTGAAGGAGAACCTCAAGAACCTTGCGTATCCCGACGTCTTCTCACTGGACAGCCTGCCGGCGAAGGTCGTGAATGGCCTCTACCTGCCACCGATTAGAAGCCAGGGAGCAGTGGGTTCGTGCGTCGGCTGGGCTTCCACATATTATACATGGACTTATATGATAAACTGGTTCCGGAACAATCCTACGCCGTCCACGGACGGGGAGATAATGAATCCCACCTTCACCTACAACCTAATAAACTATGGAACCGACAGCGGCAGCTACATGCTGGACGCGATGAATCTAATCTCGACGATCGGAGCCGTTCCCCTGAACGTGTTTCCCCTATTCGTCCACGGGCCCTATGGAGACCCCGACAACTACGCCTGGCTATGGCCTAACGACACCCAATGGCGCAGTGCCCCCTACAACCGCGGGGTTGATGGAATGGCATCTCCTGTAGGATATCCTTGGGACATCTACATGCTCGATCTGATGAACAGTACACAGTTCACGTACCTGAAGGGACTGCTTGCCTACGGTTACGTTGCGTACACTGGAATCAACGTATACGACGAGTTCTACGGATTCAACTCCACCCACAACGTGTACGCCCTAAACCAGACCCGCGGGAACTACGAAGGCGGTCACGCCGTGACCATAGTGGGGTACGACGACACAATCCAGACCCCAGACGGTCAGGGAGCGCTCCTGCTCCTGAACTCGTGGGGCGAGAGCTGGGGCGACAACGGCTAATTCTGGCTCACCTACCATGCCGCCCAGGACCCCAACCACGAGATAAGTCAGGGCTATGCCTTCGTGATGGTACCAAAGTATCCCCAACCGTACCAGCCCAAGATTCT
Coding sequences within:
- a CDS encoding C1 family peptidase — encoded protein: MFPLFVHGPYGDPDNYAWLWPNDTQWRSAPYNRGVDGMASPVGYPWDIYMLDLMNSTQFTYLKGLLAYGYVAYTGINVYDEFYGFNSTHNVYALNQTRGNYEGGHAVTIVGYDDTIQTPDGQGALLLLNSWGESWGDNG